From one Amphiura filiformis chromosome 13, Afil_fr2py, whole genome shotgun sequence genomic stretch:
- the LOC140167705 gene encoding uncharacterized protein — protein sequence MTISLAPEKRQNIYQKCVELSRKIKPTIRQVATVIGKVVAAFPGVQHGPLYYRGLETTKIEALSRNRGNFDAKTELNNSARNDLNWWLANILADSTCSPIQQPKPSIYIESDASGQGWGGTNGDTEIGGRWNAEELSIASRNEINYLELLTVFYNLKAFCKHCSNVHVHVKVDNKTAMTYVNHMGGTRSRACNKLVKEIWQWCISRNIWLSASYLPGVENVTADRKSRKFDDNIEWMLHKMVFQKICKLFGTPEIDLFASRLNKQLPRYISSRPDPEAENIDAFSVNWEKLQFYAFPPFCLMPKCIQKIETDRAEGIVIVCQVIAYACG from the coding sequence ATGACAATCTCATTAGCGCCTGAGAAACGGCAAAACATCTATCAGAAATGTGTAGAGTTAAGTAGAAAAATCAAACCCACAATCCGACAAGTTGCAACAGTAATTGGGAAAGTTGTAGCAGCCTTTCCAGGCGTACAACATGGGCCCTTGTATTACAGGGGACTAGAAACCACAAAGATTGAAGCTCTTTCTAGAAACAGAGGCAATTTTGATGCCAAGACTGAATTGAATAATTCAGCCAGAAATGACTTAAATTGGTGGCTTGCAAATATTTTAGCAGATAGTACATGTTCACCGATACAGCAGCCCAAGCCTAGCATTTATATTGAAAGTGATGCAAGTGGTCAGGGATGGGGTGGTACAAATGGGGATACAGAAATCGGCGGTAGATGGAATGCAGAGGAGTTGAGTATTGCTAGCAGAAACGAGATTAACTATCTAGAATTACTCACAGTTTTCTACAATTTGAAGGCATTTTGCAAACACTGCAGTAATGTTCATGTTCATGTTAAGGTTGATAACAAGACAGCCATGACATATGTAAACCACATGGGTGGTACAAGATCACGGGCATGTAACAAATTGGTCAAAGAAATCTGGCAGTGGTGCATTTCTAGAAATATATGGCTCTCTGCATCTTATCTACCGGGTGTGGAAAATGTCACTGCAGACAGGAAATCCAGAAAATTTGATGATAATATCGAGTGGATGCTGCATAAGATGGTTTtccaaaaaatatgcaaattatttgGGACACCAGAAATTGATTTGTTTGCATCAAGATTGAACAAACAATTGCCTAGATACATTTCATCGAGACCAGACCCTGAGGCAGAAAATATTGATGCATTTTCTGTAAATTGGGAGAAATTGCAATTTTATGCATTTCCTCCTTTTTGTCTTATGCCAAAGTGTATTCAGAAAATTGAAACGGACCGAGCAGAGGGCATTGTTATTGTTTGCCAAGTTATTGCATATGCTTGTGGATGA